The following coding sequences lie in one Deltaproteobacteria bacterium genomic window:
- a CDS encoding MFS transporter encodes MAAAEEIEARAEADFDELVRQNLRRNYAAHLGHGIFGQTGFRLIQAPTFVPAYIYSLSGSELVVGLARAAQALGQCLSPLFSATLIEHRRKVLPMGMRTGSLLRLQVLGIALAGFFLPVQSNLAVVCVFLGLFGFFMGMQGVIFNVLLAKVIPVEYRGRLSGLRNALAGVTAAGVAYLGGTWLVETNALGNGYAATFLVAFVLTEAGLLMLLFIREPDAPAVRERSGVAARLADLPGLLRADRNFGVFLLACVLGALGRIAMPYYVLYANQALSIGGQELGLLTAAFLLAATTLNLLWGVIADRVGFRAVFLGSLAIWIAGTFVLLGADGFGALIAVFVALGAGSGGFMMGQQNLVLEFGTRADLPLRIAVINAATEAMGVVAPLAGGVLATALDFPSVFFAAIAFKLAAAALVALRLSEPRDFAG; translated from the coding sequence GTGGCGGCCGCGGAAGAGATCGAGGCGCGCGCCGAAGCCGACTTCGACGAGCTCGTGCGCCAGAACCTGCGCCGGAACTACGCCGCGCACCTGGGCCACGGCATCTTCGGCCAGACCGGGTTCCGGCTGATCCAGGCGCCGACCTTCGTGCCCGCCTACATCTACTCGCTCTCGGGCTCGGAGCTCGTGGTCGGGCTCGCGCGCGCGGCGCAGGCGCTCGGCCAGTGCCTGTCGCCGCTGTTCTCGGCCACGCTGATCGAGCACCGCCGCAAGGTGCTGCCGATGGGCATGCGGACCGGATCGCTGCTGCGCCTGCAGGTGCTCGGCATCGCGCTGGCGGGGTTCTTCCTGCCGGTTCAGTCGAACCTGGCCGTGGTCTGCGTCTTCCTGGGCCTGTTCGGCTTCTTCATGGGGATGCAGGGCGTGATCTTCAACGTTCTGCTCGCGAAGGTGATCCCGGTCGAGTACCGCGGGCGCCTCTCCGGTCTGCGCAACGCGCTCGCGGGCGTGACCGCGGCGGGCGTCGCGTATCTCGGCGGGACCTGGCTGGTCGAGACGAATGCGCTGGGCAACGGCTACGCGGCCACGTTCCTGGTCGCGTTCGTGCTGACCGAGGCGGGGCTGCTCATGCTGCTGTTCATCCGCGAGCCCGACGCGCCCGCCGTGCGCGAGCGAAGCGGCGTGGCGGCGCGGCTCGCCGACCTTCCGGGGCTGCTTCGCGCGGATCGGAACTTCGGCGTGTTCCTGCTCGCCTGCGTGCTCGGCGCGCTCGGGCGGATCGCGATGCCGTACTACGTGCTGTACGCGAACCAGGCGCTCTCGATCGGCGGGCAGGAGCTCGGCCTGCTCACGGCCGCCTTCCTGCTCGCGGCCACCACCTTGAACCTGCTCTGGGGGGTGATCGCGGATCGCGTGGGCTTCCGCGCCGTGTTCCTGGGGTCGCTCGCGATCTGGATCGCGGGCACGTTCGTGCTGCTCGGCGCGGACGGCTTCGGCGCGCTGATCGCCGTCTTCGTGGCGCTCGGCGCGGGCTCGGGCGGGTTCATGATGGGACAGCAGAACCTGGTGCTGGAGTTCGGAACGCGCGCGGACCTGCCGCTGCGAATCGCCGTGATCAACGCGGCGACCGAGGCGATGGGCGTGGTGGCCCCGCTGGCAGGGGGCGTGCTCGCGACCGCGCTGGACTTTCCGTCGGTGTTCTTCGCCGCGATCGCGTTCAAGCTCGCGGCCGCGGCGCTCGTGGCCCTGCGGCTCAGCGAGCCGCGCGACTTCGCGGGCTGA
- a CDS encoding TetR/AcrR family transcriptional regulator — protein MTSPAARTDQRRERIVAALGACMLARGFAATSLSDIAREAGMSPSHLLYYFKGKNAILHCYWEAVAAGLLERLREIEPAPLERRLDLLAEVFFSGVVATQTEVGIVLEIFGLAVHDKELYRTKAEFDREIKTWIVRLLEQCPRPLDSAIHAAAEAVYSLLMGLCTAAYFDERLGFPEARRIFLMSLRQVAGFEEPLRAR, from the coding sequence ATGACGAGCCCCGCTGCACGAACCGACCAACGTCGAGAGCGCATCGTCGCCGCGCTGGGCGCGTGCATGCTCGCGCGCGGCTTCGCGGCGACGAGTCTCTCGGACATCGCTCGCGAAGCGGGCATGTCACCGAGTCACCTGCTCTACTACTTCAAGGGCAAGAACGCGATCCTGCACTGCTACTGGGAGGCGGTGGCCGCAGGGCTGCTCGAACGCCTGCGCGAGATCGAGCCCGCGCCGCTGGAGCGGCGCCTCGATCTGCTAGCGGAGGTGTTCTTCTCCGGGGTCGTCGCGACCCAGACCGAGGTCGGCATCGTGCTCGAGATCTTCGGCCTCGCGGTCCACGACAAAGAGCTCTACCGCACGAAGGCCGAATTCGACCGCGAGATCAAGACCTGGATCGTCAGGCTTCTCGAGCAGTGTCCGCGACCGCTGGACTCGGCGATCCACGCCGCGGCCGAGGCGGTGTACTCGCTGCTCATGGGCCTGTGCACCGCGGCCTACTTCGACGAGCGGCTCGGCTTTCCGGAGGCGCGCCGGATCTTCCTGATGTCGCTGCGTCAGGTCGCGGGCTTCGAGGAGCCGCTGCGCGCCCGCTAG
- a CDS encoding SDR family oxidoreductase: MRRVKLGELFSVDGKVALVTGGTRGIGLMIARGFVENGVRTYVCSRKADACERAAAELSRVGTCIGIPADLGTMEGVAGLVSELASREPGLHILVNNAGANWGAPLDEFPESGWDKVMDLNLKSIFFLTRDLLPLLRKAGRAADPARVINIGSIDGLHVPILDTYAYSAAKAGLHHLTRVLARRLAGENVNVNAIAPGPFESQMMKATLARFGEMIRKSNPRGRIGEPEDVAGTAIYLASRASAYVTGTIVPVDGGSSTCL, from the coding sequence ATGCGGCGCGTGAAGCTGGGCGAGCTCTTCTCCGTCGATGGCAAGGTGGCGCTGGTCACGGGCGGTACGCGCGGCATCGGCCTGATGATCGCGCGCGGCTTCGTCGAGAACGGCGTGCGCACCTACGTCTGCTCGCGAAAGGCCGACGCCTGCGAGCGGGCCGCCGCCGAGCTCTCTCGCGTCGGGACCTGCATAGGAATCCCCGCCGACCTCGGCACGATGGAGGGGGTGGCCGGGCTCGTGTCCGAGCTCGCGTCGCGCGAGCCCGGGCTGCACATCCTGGTGAACAACGCGGGCGCGAACTGGGGCGCGCCGCTCGACGAGTTCCCGGAGTCCGGCTGGGACAAGGTCATGGACCTGAACTTGAAGTCGATCTTCTTCCTGACCCGCGACCTGCTGCCGCTCTTGCGCAAGGCGGGACGCGCGGCGGACCCCGCGCGCGTGATCAACATCGGCTCGATCGACGGCCTGCACGTGCCGATCCTCGACACCTACGCCTACTCCGCGGCGAAGGCGGGGCTGCACCACCTGACGCGCGTGCTCGCGCGGCGGCTCGCGGGCGAGAACGTGAACGTGAACGCGATCGCTCCCGGCCCGTTCGAGAGCCAGATGATGAAGGCGACGCTTGCGCGTTTCGGCGAGATGATCCGCAAGTCGAATCCGCGCGGGCGCATCGGCGAGCCGGAGGACGTGGCGGGAACCGCGATCTACCTGGCGTCGCGCGCCTCGGCGTACGTGACCGGGACGATCGTTCCCGTCGACGGGGGCTCGTCCACCTGTCTCTGA
- a CDS encoding aromatic amino acid lyase, with protein MTSPSESDLYVGRAPVSVEDLLALARFERAPRLWADPAYRARLDAARRAVERRLDDGLPVYGVTTGVGSAVMTAVPAHERSGISRFLVESLGVGTGRILDEREAAAVVAARLISLASGHSGVRPLVLERLCDFLNARLLPRIPEQGSVGASGDLAPLSYLAAALAGEREVTLAGRVRSAAEAHAELALAPLELSPREALSLVNGTSVMTALGCLALDDALRLARLACALTAVASRCVHGNASHFDARLAAWKPHAGQVRAAAWIAEDLEYDPARPMPEPARLQDRYSIRCAPHVIGVLLDAATLTRGVLEVELNSANDNPLVDPDTGDVLHGGNFYGGHVCFALDALKGALASVADLLDRQLSLLCTPEATDGLPANLIAPEGPARAVQSGFKAMQVAASALTAEAQKLCAPAAAFSRSTESHNQDKVSLGTIAARDTRRVVELVETVAAIALLACCQAIELRRDDSPTRRGRALLEAVRKEVPMLREDRRQDRDIARALALLRADLLPLGPLP; from the coding sequence GTGACGAGTCCGTCCGAGAGCGATCTGTACGTCGGGCGTGCGCCCGTCAGCGTCGAAGATCTGCTCGCGCTCGCGCGTTTCGAGCGAGCGCCACGGCTCTGGGCCGACCCGGCGTACCGCGCCCGGCTCGACGCCGCGCGGCGAGCCGTCGAGCGGCGGCTCGACGACGGGCTGCCCGTGTACGGCGTGACCACCGGCGTGGGCTCCGCGGTCATGACCGCGGTCCCGGCGCACGAGCGATCGGGGATTTCGCGCTTTCTCGTCGAGTCCCTGGGTGTGGGAACCGGTCGGATCCTCGATGAACGCGAGGCCGCGGCGGTCGTCGCGGCGCGGCTGATCTCGCTCGCGTCGGGCCACTCGGGCGTGCGTCCGCTCGTGCTGGAACGGCTGTGCGACTTCCTGAACGCGAGGCTGCTGCCGCGGATTCCGGAGCAGGGCTCCGTCGGCGCGAGCGGCGACCTCGCGCCGCTCTCGTATCTTGCCGCCGCGCTCGCGGGCGAGCGCGAGGTCACGCTCGCGGGACGCGTGAGATCCGCCGCCGAGGCGCATGCGGAGCTCGCGCTCGCGCCGCTCGAACTCTCGCCGCGGGAGGCGCTCTCGCTCGTGAACGGGACCAGCGTGATGACGGCGCTCGGCTGCCTCGCGCTCGACGACGCGCTCCGCCTGGCGCGCCTCGCCTGCGCGCTCACCGCGGTCGCGAGCCGCTGCGTGCACGGCAACGCTTCCCACTTCGACGCGCGCCTGGCCGCCTGGAAGCCGCACGCCGGTCAGGTGCGCGCGGCGGCCTGGATCGCGGAGGACCTCGAGTACGATCCGGCGCGGCCCATGCCCGAGCCGGCCCGGCTGCAGGACCGCTACTCGATCCGCTGCGCGCCGCACGTGATCGGCGTGCTGCTCGACGCGGCCACGCTCACCCGCGGAGTTCTCGAGGTCGAGCTGAACTCGGCCAACGACAATCCTCTCGTCGATCCGGACACGGGCGACGTGCTCCACGGCGGGAACTTCTACGGCGGCCACGTCTGCTTCGCGCTCGACGCGCTGAAAGGGGCGCTGGCGAGCGTCGCGGATCTGCTCGACCGCCAGCTCTCGCTGCTCTGCACGCCCGAGGCCACCGACGGGCTGCCCGCGAATCTGATCGCGCCCGAAGGCCCGGCGCGCGCGGTCCAGAGCGGCTTCAAGGCGATGCAGGTCGCCGCGTCCGCGCTCACCGCCGAGGCGCAGAAGCTCTGCGCGCCGGCCGCGGCGTTCAGCCGCAGCACCGAGTCGCACAACCAGGACAAGGTGAGCCTTGGCACGATCGCCGCGCGCGACACGCGCCGCGTGGTCGAGCTCGTGGAGACCGTCGCCGCGATCGCGCTCCTCGCCTGCTGCCAGGCGATCGAGCTGCGCCGGGACGATTCTCCGACGCGGCGTGGCCGTGCCCTGCTCGAGGCCGTCCGCAAGGAGGTCCCGATGCTGCGCGAGGACCGGCGACAGGACCGCGACATCGCGCGCGCGCTCGCCCTGCTGCGCGCCGACCTCCTGCCGCTCGGGCCGCTTCCCTAG
- a CDS encoding enoyl-CoA hydratase (Catalyzes the reversible hydration of unsaturated fatty acyl-CoA to beta-hydroxyacyl-CoA) yields the protein MAEFCKVEREGHVWTVTIDRPEVMNSLHPPANRELAAVWDEFEADPEAWVGIITGAGERAFSAGNDLKYQAMGGDMRGQPASGFAGLTSRFGLSKPLIAAVNGVAMGGGFEIALACDLIIASENALFALPEPRVGLAALAGGLQRLPRMIPLKQAMGMILTGRRVGAQEGKQLGFVTDVAKHDALLATARGWAEQILECSPLSIRASKQTALQSLSIPDLQDAMRNSLYPAIADMARSQDFVEGPKAFAEKRKPRWTGR from the coding sequence ATGGCGGAGTTCTGCAAGGTCGAGCGCGAGGGGCACGTCTGGACCGTGACCATCGACCGCCCGGAGGTCATGAACTCCCTGCACCCGCCGGCAAATCGCGAGCTCGCGGCGGTCTGGGACGAGTTCGAGGCCGACCCCGAGGCCTGGGTGGGCATCATCACCGGCGCGGGCGAGCGCGCATTCTCGGCGGGAAACGATCTGAAGTACCAGGCGATGGGCGGCGACATGCGCGGCCAACCCGCGAGCGGCTTTGCCGGCCTCACCTCGCGCTTCGGCCTGTCGAAGCCGCTGATCGCCGCGGTGAACGGCGTGGCGATGGGCGGCGGCTTCGAGATCGCGCTCGCCTGCGACCTGATCATCGCGTCGGAGAACGCGCTCTTCGCGCTGCCCGAGCCGCGGGTCGGGCTCGCGGCGCTCGCGGGCGGGCTGCAGCGCCTGCCGCGGATGATCCCGCTGAAGCAGGCCATGGGCATGATCCTGACCGGCCGCCGCGTCGGCGCGCAGGAGGGCAAGCAGCTCGGCTTCGTCACCGACGTCGCGAAGCACGACGCGCTGCTCGCGACCGCGCGCGGCTGGGCGGAGCAGATCCTCGAGTGCTCGCCGCTCTCGATCCGGGCTAGCAAGCAGACCGCGCTGCAGAGCTTGTCGATCCCGGACCTGCAGGACGCGATGCGCAACTCGCTCTACCCGGCGATCGCCGACATGGCGCGGAGCCAGGACTTCGTCGAGGGGCCGAAGGCTTTCGCCGAGAAGCGCAAGCCGCGCTGGACGGGTCGCTAG